A segment of the Necator americanus strain Aroian chromosome IV, whole genome shotgun sequence genome:
TATTCGCTATTTTCGTTATTTCCGTTGATCTGGCCTATACGGTTCGTTATGACTAGGCAGTAAAAGTTTCATGGTTTTCAATACTATAAACATGCCTTCACGTTATCTCTTTCACTAACCAGGAATATGATTTTCTCGATCTGCTCGATGCTGTTCTCTGCTGTTCATCATGTCATCTCAGTTCTTTCCCCATAGTAAACATCTCTCACAAACACGTAATTGTTCAATTCAACGCCCCTTGATCTCTCCGCCAGGCTGTTTCGCTCGGTTTTTCTTCGCCCACGACTGTTTGACGTCGTTTACCTGTCATAAGTGCGAAAATTGCTTAGCTAGGACCATTGCACAAACTGAGTATGCGTCCTAACATGAGCAAATCGCTCTCCGTGGTTTTCTCAGAGTTCTTCGATGTTAAAAATGCTGGACGAAGAACTGCTGATGTTACGGACAATATCTAGTTTTGCCCACAGCTTTCACCCGAATCTGTCAGCTGATCTCACGGCCTGCTGTCATGTAAATGAGATTATTGTCATGTCGCCATTAAATCATCCATACAAAATTCAAGGAATATCTCTGAAATCTCGTGTTATATTTTAGCAATAAtaggaaattccaaaaaaaaatctttgtcgCCTATCCGTATAGACATATAATCTCTTCTCTCCAGTTTGCTTCGTAATGCACACTTTTCTGTTCAAGTGACCCGATACTTTAAATCCTCCTATATTCATAACAATCTACAAACTTTTCTCTGGTGTTCTACCTGGTTCCCTTTCTAAATTGTTTTCTCCCTCCGTTTTTACGTCATCGTACGTTAGACAAGAATTTGTTCCAATTGGGTGCTCAGGGTTACTTTATTCTGACTAAAAGACCATATCCAGAATTTAGCTCGGTTTGCGGtgttttcaaaagatttcTAACGACAGTCCTTGAATCtctgcagatttcaggtggaaagttcctatacggggtcgtgatTTGTTTTATAAGTTTGAAAGATAGTCATTGGATACTCTTTCGCAGACTTCTTTTGAAGTTCGACAGATattacttccttttttcaaagcacCGTCTTAAAGGCTTCAcctcacgaatatgaggtggtacagattcatgtcgagtattcgtatacgggatcgtaggttaagGGAGAGGGGgggaagagggggtgattccgtccatttcttcctaattgccctaaaaacggcccggaggatacggtttcgagcgttccggcgcgccatttcctacagcgagttcgattggagcgcgccagccttgtgcacgtcatcttccgggccgttttctacggcagttaggaagaaatggacggaatcaccccctctccataatctactatgccgtatacgaatactccacctgaaatccgtaccaccccagattcgtggggtgatgcctttaaatctgcATGTGGGATTCCGTGTGCCAGGAAGTTTTTcggcagttttttttggtCTGAGGCCAGGTAGTCGCAGCTTTATACAATACGGTCCAGGGGCTTCTTGCGCTACTGCAGATTGTCCTGTAGTGCTGAGTGAGAAAAACATGTGAATTAATCTGCTACACCgtttttcctcaaatatttCGCTTCTTAATCTACTGTGAATTAATCTGCTACACCgtttttcctcaaatatttCGCTTCTTAATCTACTGTTTCAGTATTTTATAGGATACGTTGCAGTTCTCCTTCATTCTTTCACTCCTTCATTCACTTTTCTTATCCTTTATGACTACATAAACTTTATAGCAACACCCCTACGACGTGCAATACAAAGCCGTTGTCGAAGAACTGGTAATTAACTGCCCCTGTACAAGTATGGATGCAGTATGTCAATTGTTATGTTATCTAGCTCTGTGTAACGTGAACGACGGATCGATCACTATGCACTCGATTCGATTCCGAGTAATCGATGTGAAAGCATGACTCGCCATGgaacattttcgaattttcggCACCGAATAATTAGATTTTTGGAGCGTTTTCAAGCATTTCTTCATAGTCTGTTTCTATATCGGACCCACTCGGAGCTTCAATTCAACACAGTCGACTTCGATATGTTCAGTTTCAGTCATGTTCACTCGTTTCTCAAGGTTACAATAACGTACTTTTTGTGGGCGTGGCAATGTGTTCGGTTGAACGTCGGGAACGGATTTAAGCGCGCAACGTTAGCGACGTTCGTTTCAGATGCAGTGGCTCCTTGCGCTAATTTTCTTCACAACACAATGCTCAGCAAGTGATTTGATTCGACGTGCGATATTTGACTGCCAACGGATCGATAGCGCATTTTGCTGCACGTCTAGGGTGCGCAGCCTTTGCGCGGAGCAATGCAAGGATGTGAAGTGCGGCACGCCCAGTGAGTTTTATTATAAGTAACTTTTTCATCGTTAAATTGGAAACTGGTTATGTGTAGTTGTTGAGGGAAGCGAAAAATCTTCACTATAGACTTCTGTGTTAAGGCTCCAGCCAGAcctatagtaggatcaaaacgacatgaagcacgtgcgtaattgcgtacgcggcttctctcgcgacgcttcggtggagcgtagcggctaggagcgtggtgaaacacttgctggcaccatccatcactgcagtttgcgacggtccgaACGCGGTCCtactgctgtctccaccgtttcgagcgcgtacgcaaatgcaccgcattTACACtcctgattcatgtcgttttgacccgactatatctatTCCTGTCTAATATCTAAGTTAGGGCACTACGAGTAACACGCACGGAACTACAGGTGCCTGAGTCGCAGCGTAAAATAACGCAGCTCTTAAAATTTGTTAAGAGTCCCtccttcttatttatttacctaaCCAAGATGACAGAGTTTTGGAAACGAATTTAGGATCTACGACGacaagtttgttttttctgaagaaagacAAATCATTTGAGGAATGTCCTAACAAACGCTAGAGAACCAATAAGGtgtctactatttttttttctggacttcaCATCAGCTCCATATGCGGCATCGCCGAGTGAGGCTATTAAGCAAGCTGGTTGGGTGGACCCTAGAATGAGTTACGGCGTCTAGTCGTTGGCAAGATATAATTCGGCCCTTTAAATCCGTAAGTAATCAGGTTTTGCGTTACGAAAGAAGATCTCTGCTGGCCTAAGTTGGAGAGTTTGAAAATCTCTGGGAAAGAACCGCTTTTCAGAGTATGAACCACCTCTCGAAGGCGTCGtttgattttgtttcaaaCGAATTTGAAAGggaaagtgtaaaaaaattcCCGATGAAATTACAGTCTTTTAGAATGTTCTAGAACTTCAACAGTGTTTGATATATTGATATATTGATTATCTAGGTAGAAATCAGTATGAAACGAGGAGGGACGCCTTACTGAAGGCTTCCGTTCAAACAACAATGGGTTataggcagcataccacgaatctgacgcgaTGAGGGAATTCGCGGGAAGAGACAGAAATGAAGTTGTAAACTGCGGAATgaggagtggttccgctcatctctccctaattgttgaaaagaaacggcgtgaaagGCTCCATTTTCACAACGATTACAGTTGCGAAGCGCaggccttgtgcacgcaccgcatccagGTGTGGGTGGTGGAAAATCAGTGGtgccttctcaccagcctactCTAATGAAACCAAAGAATAGGCTACCAAgcgaccggaacgtgtacgtGAACTAACGTTCTAACGTATATTGTAAGAGCaaaagcgattcccacgccgttttctcaTACGAATattaaggagagatgagcggagtcacccctgatcccgcaatctacaacccgatctccagcttttccctCACCATGTCAGATACGTGGTATGGTGCCTTCAAGAGCCatacgacgaaaaaaagaaacagttttcACAGCATAATTTCCCGTGCTTCTCATGTTTTCGGCGTTTTGCTGGTGCTACTACGGATGTAAATTGTTCTATACGATAGAAGGACGCCTGTAATTGCTTTCTACTATCGGAACGagtgaaatgaagtgaagccGGTTGCCGTAAACGAAAAGCGCGATTCGCTGATAAAAAGGGATCGATCTCGTGCGTCGCCAATGAAATGTtggcttttttcttgcagCGCAATCACATTATGACGTTTCGCCTCATTCAGGCGGTTCTGTGACCAGAAAGATCGTAATATGAGGTTAAAGCATGTGGATTTCTTTGAAGTCCCCGCATTCTCACCGGTGATTCCCGGAACTTACGGGAATTGCACGTTTCgtttgaaatgaagtgaaacaaAGAAGCTGTTGTTGCTCTCTGGGAAAGATTATTTAATGATGGAAGAGCCTTTCTCCCAAGATAACAACATATGGCGGGAccaaaatacaaatacaactCTCGACGCTCGTACTTGGTTAACTCATAAGAAATGCGCTTATAACAAATGAAATTTGGAAGAGTTTCATCGAAACACTTTGAACAAAATAAGAGGGTATTATTACCAATAAAAACGATTATGTTTTAGGTGCAAAGTGTCCAATGTAGCGTCTTTGCAACCCTTTTTAGAATGGAAAATATCTTTTTGTTCACCTTAGCATCCGAAAAATAACGAAGTTTAGAGCACCGCATTATTTGCTCGATGACCTAATATTTACAAGGAAGACCGTAGAGCATACAACTCACTTgttgcttttatttattcattcgaactcattattttgtaattttttttctctatgacGTGCTATCTCTGCTCCTTTTTCCGTCGCAACTGGATGTGCGTCGCGGTTGTTTGCGTacggctgcccgcagagttcagagccgctcGGGCGGAGCGGTTCGGCGGCTCTGTATAAAAATTGTTTGGTTGGTGCATTAAATGGCTTTTTGACCTGgttcttcaaaagaatttgttttcattgtttcaatTGAGAGAGTATCAACGTTCCGCTAACCATCGTTCTTGCGtttcatgtgtgtgtgtcttttttttttgcttgtgaTTTTATTTAACCTTAACTAGCCAGTTTCAGTTTCAGAAAACGATCAACATGACGGCGATGCTCGACTTGGAATTAGCCGTAAACATAATTCTGCAAGAGGTTTGCAAATCTAACAATGTGTTTTTTGTTCGTCTTATTTCACTAAGGATTAGTTTTATTGCTGTGCACAGTTTCTGTTTGAATACAGATATGGCAACAGATCCGAACATCGAGCTTTTCACTCCTCCACCTCAATTCTCGAAGTTCGACTCCAGACAATCTGAATCACACGATGGTCAAGCGAAGATCTCTCGAACCAGTACGGATGCACCAGATGTTTCGTCACTTCCACCGCCACCGCCGCCTCccccaccaccaccgccgcctCCACTTCCTCCGCCACAGTTTTCCTCTACTCATGCGCCTATCACTCAGGCGCCACCAGGCGGCTTCCCGACATTAATTCCGTATGAGCCGAGCATCGATAGTACGGCATTCATAGTGAGAAAGCTAGAGGAGGTTACACCAGGACCACTTCTCCATTCTACCATTGTTAAGGTGGATATGCACCTCTGATTACCACTTTTCTTAAGTAACTCACCATTCGAAAGTTATGACACTATTCATTGGGGTGTGAAAAAGCAGTATAGAAAGTACTGTCGGGTAAAAATGACATAAAGTTTAGTAGCATCGCGTAAGCGTTGCGGTCGAAGCGGAGCCAACGGCCGGGATCGATATGCAATCATCGCGAAAAGCAGCGATAAGTGATGCTAGCAAGGCTCCGTCAGCGATCCCAACCGCGaagctccaccgcatcgcttcgagcgcagtcgcctacgcaactgtggtgagctccatgtcgttttgacccgactattgGCATCCTTTTGATTGGTATAGTGCTCATGAAAACCTCTCACTTCACAACAACTCCGTGCCGGGCTAAGTGTTTGTCTTCCAGTCGATCCATCATCGGTCTCGGACAACTCCTGATCCACGGATCATAAAGCCACCTGAATCACTAGTGGTGATTGGAGAATATGATGAGGAAGAGCCGTTGGATAATCAGAGCACGAGTGCGTCAGAATCAACTGAAGAATCCGGTGAGCAACCGAAGACTACAActcaataaaataattcatttgaatcgtttttaattgatttatgGGCACGTGTGGTGGTGCTGTCCGTTCATGAGCCTTTGGCATCGTTATTTGAAGTTCAGATAATTAAACAGTTAAGTGACTGTGATGGTTGCCTAGCTTGCTCAATAGTATTTGCCTACTTAGTTACTTACGAAAAGCTTACGACTTCGCTTTTTCTGTGATGCAGTGGAATTAATCTGTGGCTTTGAGACCGGTTAATACAAACTAACCAATGCCATAATTCTCCGCAGAAAACAATCAATTACATCGCTCTGAAAAGTACCGTACTTACAATTTCTATCTCGATCGTAAACTACGTATAACACTGGACACTCATGTTGTGTACGAGATCGCCCTCAGTCAGCAGCAAACCGCGCCCCTTTCTGATGCGAGTCACACTTGTCTGTGAGAACATAGCCATGCAGTCTGTAATCttactagaaaaataaaaagaataaaatattcggTGTTGATTAGTCTCTCTTGAGCATCTCAATGCGTTTAACTCCAGACAATCCAGTTtccttatcctcccagacaagtctggcacctgCTGATTGGCTACGGATTTGAGATTGGTCTCGAAGAAGTTGTTTCCaaagaaaagcagagaaaGGGCGTCGAACCATGTGGTGAATCGACTGTGGTGGACGTAGTAATTATTGTAGAGATAAATTAATcgggtaagaaaaaaactgaacaggAGTTCCCGACATGAATCTAAGTATCTATAGAGATCTTCAGAAAAACTGTAATGCAAAGGATGAAGTGCACGGCGCTGATCAATTTCTATCATCGGATTGCGCCTACATGCGCGTTTTCAGTTGAGAGTTGTTCGAGGTCTACGAACCCGTGTGCAgccctacaatgacttgcggggcagccgatgtgtcatggcagtatttttatcctcccaaataGGTCTGATACCTGACCCAAGAGGACCTATTATCGGTCCCAGAAGTCCGAGGAGCTTGGTAGATAATTGGGCCGTTCCGAGCCGCCGGCTGTGCAAACCACAGGTTAACCTACTACCGTCCGCGCTGCACGCGTcccttttccagaaaataaaaagaaattttgaaacgcCCCTTCAACAGTAGCGCTCGCTTCTCCATTTCTACACTGTACTTGTTTGCAGAGATGGATAAGAGATGTGTCTCGTGTGATCCTACAGAAGGCGGAGTTTCCTGCAGATGGAAATAAAACTTCTTTCCAGTTAGCGTGCGGAAAACCGTCCTACAAAAAGAAACGcgaaggaaatagaaaatgtaACTCTAGAAGAATTGCTCCAGTGGGTTGTAGAAACCAGAAGTAGTATTTGACCGAAAACCTGTGTCcatcaagaaagaaagaattataTTAATTCTATGACCATCGATttattgaaatgtttttgaaaggattGCAGGCCAGATGGGTCGCTAGATGGAAAATTGCGGTAGGAGAGAGAGTTTGTTGAATAATTTCTATAAGGGAAATAAAAGGGGTAAAATgcatataaacaaataaatacagagAAATAGGTAAGCGGATTGTTGAAGACCCGAAGTGTTAGTGGTTTCTGCATCACCTATCCAAGTGGGAAACACGCATGGGAGTAGCTTGGACACGTTGTTATACCAGAGGAATCGGGCGCCGGATAAATGGATCACGCAGTGGAAATACATGCTCCCTCATTGTAGCATTGGGAATGTTCGCACTAAAAAACGCACAGGCGCCGATTTTGTGTCAGCAAATCGACCGAGTAGTATTGGATTTGGGTTTTGGGAAGAATTCGTGATGGTTTcatatccatttttttatcctctcgaAGACAAATATATTCGATACGGCTCTATAGTTCGacgaaaagcaaaaacatttcttctctTGCAGTTCGTGTTATATTGGTTGAGGATAATATTTTCAGGGCTTCGACAAGCTCGAACATTACCTGTTCGTCCGAATGGGGTAATGATGCCAAACTCGTTCATATCGCAAGAAGCATCAGTTGATCCGAAGCCAACTCGTGGCGAGTCAAGTGGGTGGAGACAAAAGTAAGCCCTTCGGATGTTGCGACAATTATTCCACGGGGCCATTTATGCCCGAGAATCCTGGAAAGTTAATGCAAACGTGAGGGGGCTGATTTAGGCATTATTTTATCCTTAAATGTAGGAAACCAGTCGTAGAAAAAGAACTTGTTTTTCTTGGGATTGTGGGAGTACAGTGTGTTCGTACTCAATTAAAGAggaacaagaggaaaaattactaagatgtgagaagaagaggaaatgtAACGAAAAGTTCTTTGCGTCACGATCACAGACTTCCGCTACCAAATATTTTGTTGCAAATCATGTTGTCGAAAGCAGTCTGTCTTGAATTCTATTGTTTTCAATTCTATTGTCGTAAATGTATCGTTTTTAAACAACTCCCCAATGTGGTTCTAAAATTAGTGCTTTCGTGAAAACTTGccattttctcttcaagaaattcctggaatttt
Coding sequences within it:
- a CDS encoding hypothetical protein (NECATOR_CHRIV.G15628.T2) gives rise to the protein MQWLLALIFFTTQCSASDLIRRAIFDCQRIDSAFCCTSRVRSLCAEQCKDVKCGTPKNDQHDGDARLGISRKHNSARDMATDPNIELFTPPPQFSKFDSRQSESHDGQAKISRTSTDAPDVSSLPPPPPPPPPPPPPPLPPPQFSSTHAPITQAPPGGFPTLIPYEPSIDSTAFIVRKLEEVTPGPLLHSTIVKSIHHRSRTTPDPRIIKPPESLVVIGEYDEEEPLDNQSTSASESTEESGLRQARTLPVRPNGVMMPNSFISQEASVDPKPTRGESSGWRQKPSQGWSVKIIPVQKIKAWPEGVDKLPKFAVDGSAVRREENSRKDGSSLIRTFSVGPSKVNMLVPNNVDFLEPKVIEFVATMRTTQSPFRVSNNRQLPNRISINPARRTNSGSALTPSISPEPSFSFVQRPSPVSEFSKPQPPPPSPPPPQCGVAPEFKPCVRAEQASAALLQCCQKKNLSPGCLSLCRYDITQAEVRSAMDRGLCGIFSVAPYLECASQGKDNTECCRHKGIVARTGPQCEQFCRPSKGLSALGLQHIVCANAIGDMLQCHHAGIRLR
- a CDS encoding hypothetical protein (NECATOR_CHRIV.G15628.T1), encoding MQWLLALIFFTTQCSASDLIRRAIFDCQRIDSAFCCTSRVRSLCAEQCKDVKCGTPISENDQHDGDARLGISRKHNSARDMATDPNIELFTPPPQFSKFDSRQSESHDGQAKISRTSTDAPDVSSLPPPPPPPPPPPPPPLPPPQFSSTHAPITQAPPGGFPTLIPYEPSIDSTAFIVRKLEEVTPGPLLHSTIVKSIHHRSRTTPDPRIIKPPESLVVIGEYDEEEPLDNQSTSASESTEESGLRQARTLPVRPNGVMMPNSFISQEASVDPKPTRGESSGWRQKPSQGWSVKIIPVQKIKAWPEGVDKLPKFAVDGSAVRREENSRKDGSSLIRTFSVGPSKVNMLVPNNVDFLEPKVIEFVATMRTTQSPFRVSNNRQLPNRISINPARRTNSGSALTPSISPEPSFSFVQRPSPVSEFSKPQPPPPSPPPPQCGVAPEFKPCVRAEQASAALLQCCQKKNLSPGCLSLCRYDITQAEVRSAMDRGLCGIFSVAPYLECASQGKDNTECCRHKGIVARTGPQCEQFCRPSKGLSALGLQHIVCANAIGDMLQCHHAGIRLR